Proteins encoded within one genomic window of Empedobacter falsenii:
- a CDS encoding DUF1572 family protein yields the protein MENNLVNGIIKQFQYYKQLGEKTFSQLTDEELFWQYNENSNSIAIIVNHLSGNMLSRWTDFLTTDGEKEWRNRDEEFEDTIKTKEQLLEKWEKGWKCLFNALAQIKTDEDLEQIIYIRNEGHTVIEAINRQLAHYPYHVGQIVFIGKLIKDNKWNSLSILKNKSSDYNQIKFSTEKKTQHFTDEFLKEE from the coding sequence ATGGAAAATAATTTAGTAAACGGGATTATCAAACAATTCCAGTATTATAAACAATTGGGAGAGAAAACATTTTCGCAATTAACAGATGAAGAATTGTTTTGGCAATACAATGAAAACTCAAATAGTATTGCGATTATCGTGAATCATCTTTCAGGAAATATGTTGTCGCGTTGGACTGATTTTTTGACAACAGATGGTGAAAAAGAGTGGCGAAATCGTGATGAAGAATTTGAAGATACAATCAAAACTAAAGAACAACTTTTAGAGAAATGGGAGAAAGGTTGGAAGTGTTTGTTTAATGCTTTAGCACAAATCAAAACGGATGAAGATTTAGAACAAATCATCTATATCCGAAATGAAGGACATACAGTAATAGAAGCCATTAATCGTCAATTGGCGCATTATCCATATCATGTTGGTCAAATTGTTTTTATAGGAAAGTTAATAAAAGATAATAAATGGAATTCACTTTCAATTCTAAAGAATAAATCTTCAGACTATAATCAAATTAAATTTTCTACAGAGAAAAAGACACAACATTTTACAGATGAGTTTTTGAAAGAAGAATAA